The Ciona intestinalis chromosome 9, KH, whole genome shotgun sequence genome contains the following window.
CTACACAAAAGTTACGGGACGTCGTTTTGTGCGCGCTTGTGACAATCAATGTTAGATGAAGTTTGGTATCTTGGTCTCGCATTATCGCTGTAGTGTTTGAATTCGGAGATTCGGCTGTGCAAACGCTATAACGTTACACGATAAAATTCGCACATTTTCCTAAACAGACACCGTATTTAATCACGTGCCCATTCACTGCAAATAGGGGCGCTTTTTAAATTGCCATTTTGTCTGTGTGTGCATTTGAGTAGAAAGTTTCGGCTTGCATTCTATCTGTTACGATTTTAGTGTTTATGTCAGAAGAAAAGCGGTTGTGAGGCAGAATCCGCGTGGTCGGAAATTGCCATGCAATTTTAAGGTACTCGAATCAACTCGATTGACAACCATGTTGTTAATCCATGTTCGATTTTTGATTTGTGATTGGTAACCGATCGTGAATGCTCCGTTACATTCAGCAGCCGCTAGCACTGTTCCTATAGTTAGCAGTTCAGTAGTTAACCTACCTACCTAATGTTAACCAAAACGGTAATCGATGCACGTTATGTTACTTATTTGATGTTAtgtttaaactgtatatattataatatatacgcCTACACCTTTGTTAGTGGGAAGTAACTTAGTCTCTAAcatgttgtgtgttgtatttcCAGTGCATATTAATAAGAGGTGAATAAACATGTCAGATTTAGAGAATGTCAAAAAGAATTTGCGATCTGTTCTGTTATCATCGAAACAAGGAATTGTTGCCAAACATTTGCAAAGGGAATACAGAGAGCTAAATGGAGAATTTATTCCCCATCAAAAGTTATCTTTTTGCTCACTTGAAGAGTTCATAAGAAGTCTTTCTGATGTTTGCAGGGTTGGATACAACAATCAAAATGAACTGACTTACTTTGCTCTTACGGATGGTTCTACTCAGCATATTAAGAAAATGGTAGCGAACCAAAGACCTGGGAAAAAAAAGTCAAAGCCATCGAGTTTCAAGCGAAACCAGTTTGCGCAGCGTCCTAAATCGCAATATCATCACGGAAGTGGTTGGTTTAACGCACCACCTAGGTTCAGAAAGCACAATACGATAAAAACTACGTTCAAACAGCACACTGTACATGTTTCTCCAAATACGATGACGATAAACGTTAAAAACCCTCAGTATACAAGTAATAAAGTTGCTCCAGCAACACCAGCGGTTGTAAAATCAAATCTTGCTAATTTGTTGAAAAGCAATCCTGCGGGAATACATTCGTGTCATCTGGCAAGATTGTACAAGGAAACTTTTAAGCAGGAGTTGCCTGATAAGTTTGTTCAAGATATTTTGGATGGAAAGTTGCCAGAATATGCAAGAGTGGATAAAATAAGCATTGGGAATGAAACAAAAGCAATTCTGTTGTCCGTAAACAAAGTTCAGACCAAGAGAAATATGCAGCAAGCGACAAATTTGCAAATTATGGAAGAATTTGTCATAAAGGAACATTTTGTTCTTGAGATtgaaaaaaactataaagttTCCATTCAACATGTTGAGAGCTGTGACCAAGTTTTTGTTCAGATCTTTGAAGACGCAAATTCAATTAAACAAATGCAAACTCTGATAAAATCTCTTCATCCTTCTTTAAAAACTTGCCAAAGCAGTCTTAAACCTGGTAGTTATGTGACCACAGATTGCTTCCTTAGAGCTAAGGCCATTCAAGTTACGGGAGATGAAGTGGAAATTTACAACATTGATGTTGGTACAACATATTTCGTATCTTTGGGTTCATTAAGGTACATGAACAGCAGTATTGCCAGTTATCCTGTCTTTGGTATTCGCTGTTCATTAAGCAGGTTAAATAAAGGTGGAAGTTGGAGTGAGGACGCCACTAAGTTCTGTTTGAAACTTATTTCTGTTGGGATGTCTATGATTATGAAAGTGGTTCAAATTCCAACTACAATACTTGCAGACCAAGAATATTCCGTCATCCTTTACAGCGAAAAACCGAGTCGTAATCTAAACGCAAGAGTTCTGGATGATGAGTTAAGTCTCATGGTAGCTCGTACTGTGAAGTTTTCAAATCCTTTCAGGTTCCAGCCTAAAAGCTGTGCGAAGTTTCCTAATGATGAATATTTACATCTTTTCATCCTTAGCGTGTTATGCACAACTGAAGTTGAGGTTTGTATTGTGGGCGAGCAATACTCGTACAAGTTGTGTCAACTGGAAAGCGCAATGCTGGCCTTCTATAATAAACCAGAAAACAGAGGAGTATTAGCGTTACCACAACCCCCACCTTTAAATTGCGTTTATGCTGTTCTTCAAGAGGAAACTTGCGTGAGGGGAAAATTGATCTCAATAAATGGCAACGAAGCTGAAGTGTATCTTGTTGATAATGCTGCGTTTGAAACGGTTGCAATCTCGTGCTTACACCCGCTCAAATACGCTTATTCACAGTTTCCGACTCAGGTTGTCACAGTTTCTCTTGCTGGCCTTGAGCAACCTACTTTAGCCAACCACTCAACTATCCTACAATACCTCAGCGAAAACATCGACAACAAACCATGCGTGGCGAAAATCGTGGGCAGGTTTGGAGAAGAACAAGACCAGATTGTTGTGGAACTGCTAGACACGAGTGGCTCTGTCGATGTTCATGTTAACAAAGTTTGCAGAAGTCTAGTTTACTCACCTAAACATTACCCTTCACCTGACACTACTGTTCCTGTTATTGTCCGACACATAGATCAGGATGCTGGGTTGATATTCCTCAACATATCGGGTGAAAACCTGACAGCTCTCCATCGGGGTATGAATGAGATCCAATCCATGATCAGTCCAAGGCGTTCCCAGATCTCTAAACTTGCAACAGATCTGTACATTGGTAAAGAGTGTTTGGCTTGCATCTCTGGCTCTTACTATAGAGTTGTAATTGAAGAATTCACAAACCAAAAGCCCCGAGatgtaaaagtatttttgatCGATGTTGGTAGGATGGAATACATCTCACAAGGTGCATTATTGAAAATGGCGTCAGAGTCGCTCCTTTCCATCCCACCACAAGCAGAATGCTGCAAAATTTCATCACCCCAAGAAACCAAAGAGATGCTGGCTGCAGCTGGAGACTTTCTGCACATGAACCTTACCACAGCAATTGACCAACTAACCACCAGTGAGTCAGTAATTGCTCGGTTTGATAAAATCGAATCCAGTGACGGAGGACCCCACTGCATATCATTGTGGATTGATAGCCCAATGGGGATGAAAACAAGAATCATCTCAGATGATGAAGAAGGTCCAAGAGTTGATGAGGTGCGAGACAGATCAAGATCATTTTCTTCCACCTCTTCCTCACTGCTCAACTCTCCTTTGAGCACCAATTCATCAACCCCTGCTCTTCATGATTCATTTTCTTCAATGAATTTAGTCGGAGCTCCGAAAATTGAAACTCCGGACTCGGCTGCAAAGCATCAAGTATATAAAACCAAGGATATTAACCACAATACTGAGATAATACTTTCAAGTATTTCCCCCAATACATTAGCATTAGCACCACGTGTTAACAAACATGAGAGTCCACCAAAGCCACTGAGGAGAGAGGATGTTGTTTTACCATCTAACTCCCTAATTCCCGTCCGTGTCGAAAATGTAATTTCTCCAATCCATTTTAATCTCATTCTCCTTGATGATTTACAAAAGAGAGATCATCTAAGAAAAACAATGACAGCTTTCTATAGGAAAAGGCCCTCACAAAGTAAGGTTGCTCTCAACCAAATAAACTGTGGATCTGTGTATGCTGCGGCATATGAAGATGATGCTGGTGTTGGTTGGCACAGGGTGAAGGTACAGAGCAGCATCAATGGACAAGTATGCGTCTACTTTCTCGACTACGGCATGTGCGATGTTATAAGTGATACAGCTTCGTTTTATCGCTTGGAAAAAGGCTTTGAAATCCTGCCACCTTTAAGCTTGGTTGGGCGCCTTGCGGGGATTCAACCACTAGATGATGCTGCAGACTGGGATGACGAAACTTGCGACAGATTCACTAACTTAGTCATAAACCGGGATTTTTATGCCCAATTTTTTCGGATGAAATTGGACTTGGATGATAGGATGCCGGATTGTCGTGTCTTCAACATTTCACTCTGTGATACAAAAACTGGGGTTGATGTTTGGATTAATGATGTTCTTGTCGATATTTGGAACTGTGCTGAATATGTTGCCTGAACTGTGAgacatttatttgtaaactgTCTTTTTTTCACTTTGTTGCATTTTCTGTTTTCACTTTTGGTGCCGCAACAAAGTGTATGTAAATACCATGTTGAAAACTgtgaaaagttttgtaaacattgCAGTGAATTTACCGACATGACTTCCTTTCATATGATTGCAGATTGCAGTGTTTTGTAAACCATATTTCGATTAGTTTGttgacattttttcttttcatttgtGTTGCAATTATGTTTGAACTTCACTGTGTTGCCATTACTGCTGTAGGTGTAACATTATAAAGATAATTCACAGTGAACATGCCTCTATTGGAATGTGCCTAATACTTGATgctgtattattattttttgcctTGCAATTTACACTGCCTTTCACACACGCACGTGTTCACATTTAACCACTGCCTTTTGTAATGTATCTTTGCCTCACCATCGTACCCAATATACACCAGTAAACTGTGATTCCGTAAAATCGAGATTCATTCCTTCGTTTGCCAGTTTAATTTACACATTTTTCTGAATTTCTTTTCACAAATTTTCGTTCTTTTTTTCAGCAGAATCAAGTTAGGTTGTGTGTTAGTTTTGCACATTGTATGCATAAATAGGGAAAGAGCTTAGTTAGAAATGAACACCTCACTCATCAGTGATCTGTCTGATGCTACCCCCATTTGCCAAGCATTAAAACTTTACCTGAAACCAATCGCAAAACTCAACATATGCGTTGCTCTACCCAAATTGAAGGTAGGTGCAAAgttttttaagtaatattCATAGCTTaacacagtttttaaattagtgCAAACGGTTTAGGTATTTACGGCATAGGCCCAAGCCGCCTACCATAATTATATGATATTGTTTTGGATTGTAAAGTCTAGTTAGCTAGCTGGGCTAGTTCAAATTCTTTTTCTCATCAATAAAACTCGAAACATAAATATGCTGTACACCAAATGACTGGCTaacaaaaagcatttttaaGCCAATGTTAAACAGTAGAAAAACttcaatttttatgttttaggcTCCCGGCCAAACTATATCAAACTGGGAAGTTATGGAAAAGATAAAGTTCATGTGTTCACCACACCAGTTCACTTTACTAAGGGTAACAAAAAGTACGCTGGATTTTGTCAGGTAAGctttattcttgtgtaaacattttatttataacatattttttaagaaactgtttttattataaatagcCCGTATAAatggttatataatatatctatttttattggtatttgaaattgttggtaaaacattgaatgaatgaaatttattttgtcttttacCATTGAATTACTGTAAAATAGTATAGTTAtagtttattaccaaatttaGCTTTTGTTCTGTTTAGGTTTGAGGGAGAGactgaaaacaaaaaccttCTTTCCAACTTTATAACGTTACTTGATGGAAAACACATCAAATTGTCAGGTTTTCCTGTGCTTTTAAAGGTTGGTGCATTAATCTGTCAATTTTTCTGAACATTTTTGGctacaaactatttttttataaattttatcttCTTACACTTTAGTTTTCTATCATATACTGCAAGTGTTGCTTTGTctgttctgtttaaaacatatatacatgttatatatctatttatatgatggtatgtatgttttttattgcatatttaaactcttaaaaataagtttcatattaaatattaacttgcGTTGCAACATAACATGCACATTTGTCAGTTCAATCCTGTCCTTACCAGATATCTTGTGGTGAAAGCAAACACAGCTTTCCCACCAGGCATGACTGGGATTCATTTTTCCGAGATTCCAAAGACTTTGACGAAACGCAACCTGGTGAACGACCCGATACCGTCCATCTCACAAACATCCCTTGCAAGTTTTTCACCGATAAAGTAAGTTGGAACACAATTCAAGCAAGTTATGACACAGCAGTGGTTAGCACGACCTTCTTTACCCAATAatttcaaggctcgtcactgctaccattgtgggcgtatgtaaaattgctccaacccagtggtcactgatgggttgtccaaatagtcagtcatacataaaagtcaccattatatttacatacgtggtaactcgccagcaggcatgaggtgtatgaaacaaaacacctgtgttataacaactgtagttgccccgccatgttataaataataacttacattcaacCAAGTGAAGCAATGCAACAGTAAATGCATTGCTTACATGACTAATTACAAGTTCATTTCTGCAGCCATGCAATTTTAAgatggtaaaaaaatactttttccaGAAAACCCAGGCTGTGAGTGAAGAGTTGATCAAGATAACATTTCTATCTTTTGGTGAGATTCGTAACATAGATGTACCAATGCTTGACCCTTATAGATCAGATACACTGGTGAGAACATGTTTCgtttaacttgtgtttttttagatcgtcagtgttttttaacaaaatcttgcGTGACATTGTTACAATACAGTCATATTTATAGTTTCAAAACATAGGACACCAATCAAAGGTTAAagaaatgcagttacactcatagttgccAAACATAgagaacctcattgattaatgtagtgaatGCTTTTTAATTTGGCTCTGCCTGTTTATGATTATGATACctctgttttttaaaaatctatttataaaatctaaaatattaacacattATTTATGCAGGCAGCAGGCGTGAGCAACTTCCAGACATTCTCGTACGGTTCCCGACTCAACTTTGAAATGTACGTTCAGTTCAAGGAGTACATCGGCTTCGCAAAGTGCATGAACGCGCTCAAAGGAATGAAACTTGTGGCAAAAGAGAGTGATGGAAAAGCTGTGGCTGCAACTATAAAGGTGGAGTAATGAGTGTTTGATTTTTCATGTTgtgattttttacttttataatgttcgttagttgtaaattgtttgttttcaaataatGCTGCACGTTTTAAAGTAACattgcttaaaatatttattttggattttGTCTTGAATTTGAAATTTACAATTAATTATGATTGTTTATGGTTGGGTcacttattatttttactgtaaaagATTTATCAACATCCAGTTTGGAAAGGCTCAGTCCAATATCTTATATAATGTCtgttgtaatttaaaactaactcATTTTCTTAAACCTTACACTTACAGGTCACTTTTGATTGCACGAAGCACCTATCCGCCCAATCCATCGCACACAGGTTGCAAGAGAAACGGAAAATTGAGAAACTACAACGCGAGagagaagaagaaaaaaggaaGGAGAGAGAACTCATACAGAAAAAGGCAGATGAGGAGAAGTAAtgaaatatttcttatttgttTGAtgcaatttataaaattttgtttctttttaagaCAAAGAGAGTTAGATTTGCTTAAAGAGCAAGAGGAGAGGAGAAGAAAACGAGAGGAAAAGAGAAGGAGGaaaaagaaagagaaaaaggAGCAGGAGGAAGCTGCGAGGTTGGCTCTCAGGATCGCGATGGAAGAGAGGAAACTTCTTCTCGCCCAACGGAAGTTGGAATCAATTAGATTGCTCAGTGAATTACTGGATCGTGTAAAGGTATAACTGTTGGTGTGACGTGTTTTAGGTTTTGTACAAGGATCTTGGGATAAAATGCAGTTTCatttatagttgtcaaacatagggaatcGTATTAATCGcatgaatgagtgtaactttattctcgcattagtgggcaacgacagtcggtataacacgggtgttctgtttcatgaacctcgtgcccgcttaggagttaccacttatgttactttgtgggtgattattttattttttttaacatagttGAAAAGATTGTTATATTGTTATAGGCAGATGCGCAGCAAGCAGAGGTGGAAAAGTTGGAGAGAGAAATCGCTCGAAAAGCTGAAGAGGAGAGGAGGAAAAAGATGGAAGAAGAGAGAAAGAGAATGGAGAAGGAGGAGAAAAAACGAGTAAGTGGAATTTATTAATACCTTATTTAAccaagtttgtattttaaaaagcaaaatgtaaaataatatgtggtaactggtagGCGGGTACAAGATGCATCAAACATGTTCCTACGACTTGTTGCGCCGTCAcctaaagataaataagttacttcatttattcaataaatttgTACAAATGCACAAGGattaatttatgtatttaaaatttggtgtttttttaaattctctttgtttttcaTCTCAGGAGAAACTTCGTCGGAAAGAACTCGAGATGAAATCACGGTTGTTGAAACGTAAACTAGAAGAAGATTACAAGAAAGGAGAGAAAAGAAGGAAAAACGCAATCAGGAAGCTGAATCATGGAAAATCTCTCTCTTCTGCTGTTGTGGTTACTTCCCCGCCgagctgaaaaaaaaaactgaagaaATTCTTCTGATGCCGCTGCTGGTATGTGCGCACAGTCGTGTGGCACTGACACCGTTTTTAGTTGTGGGCAACACTTTTTTAACACTGTGAATGGACAATCAAAAAACCACTATCAgacaatgtaaaataaatgcattgCGGAAATTTCGATCACCGTTTTTATTTGACGCGCCTTTTGGAATAAGTTACGAGAATTGTATACCCTGTACTGAGAAAAAGTTGTAGTTTGAAATTTTGTTCaataccttaaaaaaatcAGAGCAAAATTTGGTTTTTGAATCCGCGATTTATATTCTTGTTCGGCATCACTATTGAGTTGCGGACCACTACTTCTGAGggtactgtgacgtcacgacctagataaaatagaaatttcgttatttaggaaataaaaatgtcccatGTTGTAAAtcttgtttgttcttttatcgCGTTATCATTTTAAAGTTGAACTTTTTAAGCGGTTActaaattttggaaaaaaatattagttatgtgctaaaaacaCGTCAACTGAATAACTAAAGCAGAGATGCAGCGTTGGTCGCTCCTCGTTaataaaaatacgtttttatttgtaaattggTATCACAATGAAAGATGTTTAAGGAAAAATATCGAGCAcaaattaaattgtaaaattatttacagaatcgtGTAGCTGCATGCAACCTTACAAacctaaaatagcgttgttaattgtttaaaacacgatcaggaaatatgggaaattTTGTGCTGATGTTATTTCATCTTgcccccacagtaatatatctGATAAAATCGAACTTACCGAGAATAGTAATGGAGGGTCGTAGTCGTCCTTGTTcatcaaacaaataaaagttatcaGTCGTTGCGTGGTTAACATTAGGGTCGATCTCGGTGGGTGTTCCTTCTACTCGGCTCCACTCCCCAACCACGCAGTTCCAGCCTATGATGCTGTTCAATATGCAGCAGTGGTCCTATGATTAAACGAcgagttaaaatttaatctaCAGTTCTGCTTTAGaaaaagtgtattttaattcatttctTATGTTAGGCGGGACCGAGCATAATAAGATCTATAGCGTATTGACGCTGCTACCTTGGTGGCTTGGTGGGCGTATGGgaccttgggcaagattcTCCAAACAAAGCGTTAGAAAAAAACAGCAATCACTCACATAATTTATATGGTTACTATTATgagggcacgaggtgtgtataaaactaaacacccgtgttataaccattGTCGTTGCCTcaccatgccaggataaaacAGTTACATTCAACAACATAAACCTCATAATACCTTCATTATCGCTCCTTCTAATATCATTGAGTTTTTCACACGAACTCCTTTCCCAATGATTGCCCCTGCTCCGATTGTAACATGCGGTCCCAACTGTAACAtacgaattataaaaacgtttcATAAATACCAGTCTTAAAAAAACCTATAATTCATGGCACATTGATTAccgcgcctgcctttaacccaaaagttacaggttcaaggctcgtcgctgctactattgcgGAAGTATTTGTACTAACGCGCAAGTAAcatgtaagcgagcacgaggtgtatgaaacagaacaccccgtgttataacgattgtcgttgccccgccatgcgaggataaatatgttacataNNNNNNNNNNNNNNNNNNNNNNNNNNNNNNNNNNNNNNNNNNNNNNNNNNNNNNNNNNNNNNNNNNNNNNNNNNNNNNNNNNNNNNNNNNNNNNNNNNNNNNNNNNNNNNNNNNNNNNNNNNNNNGCGTATGGGACTGGGCAAGATTCTCCAAACAAAGCGTTAGAAAAAAACAGCAATCACTCACATAATTTATATGGTTACTATTATgagggcacgaggtgtgtataaaactaaacacccgtgttataaccattGTCGTTGCCTcaccatgccaggataaaacAGTTACATTCAACAACATAAACCTCATAATACCTTCATTATCGCTCCTTCTAATATCATTGAGTTTTTCACACGAACTCCTTTCCCAATGATTGCCCCTGCTCCGATTGTAACATGCGGTCCCAACTGTAACAtacgaattataaaaacgtttcATAAATATCAGTCCAAAAAAGCTATAATTCATGGCACATTGATTAccgcgcctgcctttaacccaaaagttacaggttcaaggctcgtcgctgctactattgcgGAAGTATTTGTACTAACGCGCAAGTAACcagtaagcgggcacgaggtgtatgaaacagaacacccatgttataacgactgtcgttgccccgccatgcgaggataaatatgttacattcactcattcattctTCTTCATAGAACAACACGTACCACTGCTGTCGGATCAACCTCAGCCGTCGGATGAACTGACACATTACCCATACAGTTTGATTCGTTGTTTAATCTACCAGGGTGAGTCGTCTTGTACAATTCCAATATCGCTCTATTAGCATGTAATGCTGACCCTGCTGATTTTATGTTAAGCCAAAACGTGTTTGTTTTGAACGCGAATAGTTTTCCCGAGCCTGATAATAAAGGCAATAAATCACTTTCCAAAACTATTCGTCCAAGGCCATTACTTGTGCTGTCTTCGTATTTTTCGTtgctgaaaaacaaatttgggtttatattataactttagCATATCAATCCTACTGGTAATAGCCAATTAAAACCACACACTACGCAACTTTGTATTCAATAACATCGCCAGTAATATCAGTGTACTATGGTAATATAAAGTATAGGATGAGGGGAGAAGGGACACTTAGCgcaatttccaaatatcctgctcgtgttttaaacaattaacaagggtgtatatttatacatttaaacgCTAAAATTCCGCACACCATGCTTTCAACTTACTCTAAACTCCCGCTTATGCTCGGCCTGTGTTTGCGTTGAAACAACATTCCGATCTCTTCGAAAATATCAACGTTCAAAAGGTACAAGCCAGCGTTAACGTCTCGGCTGACGAATGTATCAGGTTTTTCTATGTAGTGAACAACTTCTTTCGTTAAAGGGTTGATACCGGCGCACCCGTAGTGCAACGACTGATCTTGTGGTACCTAGGATATATTAACGCAGTTTAAATAacgtaactttaaatataggGCGATAAAGTTCGGTGCCCTGGCAAAGGTTCTAGGTCGCCTGCCTGTAGTCCAGACTTAGGGTTCGAAGcccaatgctgctaccattgtggacctgtgtccttgggcaaggcacttTCCCCTATTTGTCTAAAATCCTAATCACcaacgataaataagttacatacatggtaactcgtaagcgggcacgagggtatgagacagaacacccgcgcgtgtaataacgactgtcgttgccccgtcatgcgaggataagtatcttaaattcattcattcaacttttaaTATATGCAGAATATACCTCAACCGTCATCATTAGATAAGGCATGAACTTTTCCTTTGCGTCGATCATTTGCAGGAGAGGAAAGTCACAGAAAACATCGCTGAACATAAGGAAGAAAGCGTCCATGTCTCCGTTCATAATAACATCACGGAAATGGTAGATACAGCCAGCTGTACCGAGCATCGTGTATTCTTGCAGGTAACTAGAATTATATGCTATCGgttagtttaataaatacatgTAACTTGCACGGAGAAACGGCAGCCGTTATtgcacgggtgttatgtttcatacacctcgtgcccgcttacaaataccacgtatgtaactttgtgggtgatttattttagcgttttttttttcagtttgaaCTTACCTGATGTTTTTGCCATACTTCTGCCTCTCCCTTCGCACGAAACGTTTAATTGCATCGCTTGGTTGGAAGAAACCAATCAACAAAATCTCAGTGACCTCTGGTATCTGTATGAAACACGTAGAAACGTAACTTTATGTCAAGTTTAGTTTGATGTAGAGCCACGATAGGCATTTGTAATAAATCaataaatcttgttttatccttgcatggcaacgacagtcattacattttttcacCTCGGGCCCGCTCACGGATTACGACGTGCGAACTTTCgcacatacgcccacactggtagcagcgacgagccttgaccgcattacctctaggttaaaGTCAGCCGAGCTATATTCACCATGCTATCATGAGTCGTATGTCAAAATGTTAATTTGTCCACAATTATGAATGCTACACATAAAGTgtcaaattattgtttttttaagatttcccaataacttactttactaCAGGCTTCGATATGGTGGTGTATAAGTGGAAAGCCTGCGATGGGGAAAAGTGGTTTGGGGACATCTAAACTCAGTGGACGGAATCGTGTACCTGTGGGAAGCTTGAGTTATATGGTATGTAACTATTATTAGTAACGGTGTtgaaatgtatagtagggtaaggtAAAATAGGAGATGCtttgattatattttctcgccccCTTTTGCGTAAGCAATGAATGActacagaattgtataaccgttgttaattgttcaaaacacgttcaggaaatatgggatattattttCCAAAGATATCTTATCTTACTGTACAATATACCTATTATAGTAAACGGTATTAAAAAATGTCTGGTTCGTTTAACTATATAGACTCGCCACAAATACTttgtacatttaaacaatgcaGAGTTTGAACCTGTAGGCTATATATGATATACTGTATAGTTGTGAAGCCCTCGGGCTTTTTTGCAACCTacatacaaagtttaaaactgtttaagagtaaaagtaaaacagctTATATGTGATTTCAGCCATGTTTTCTTACGTTTTTTCCAAAACTTATCGATGTAGTTATAATAATGTTGGGTAAAATgtgggatatcgttagcacccAAAACTCATATTTCgtgatcatgttttgaacaaataacaacgctcttttagagttgcggggctacggttatataactctgcaaatattcttcgtttactaccaaatgggacgagaaagaaAGTAAAACGCGTcccttcttaccccaccctgctatattttaaattaaactagtTGAAATACAGTCAATACCGGTATGTAACTTCACCATCACAAACTCACCCTTTTCTGGTCCACCAACTAAAATAACTGCCTTCACTTTCATAGCTACTGTTCTGTTAATCGACTGCtactgttttgtaaaatgGATAAGAACCTAGAACAACACGGTTGCCaacttttacctttttctttttttttcgaagTTTTCAGCGCAACCGGTTAAACGACTTCGAAACCTTTAACTGGCAAACATAG
Protein-coding sequences here:
- the LOC100187376 gene encoding mannose-1-phosphate guanyltransferase alpha-A, which gives rise to MKVKAVILVGGPEKGTRFRPLSLDVPKPLFPIAGFPLIHHHIEACSKIPEVTEILLIGFFQPSDAIKRFVRRERQKYGKNISYLQEYTMLGTAGCIYHFRDVIMNGDMDAFFLMFSDVFCDFPLLQMIDAKEKFMPYLMMTVEVPQDQSLHYGCAGINPLTKEVVHYIEKPDTFVSRDVNAGLYLLNVDIFEEIGMLFQRKHRPSISGSLDNEKYEDSTSNGLGRIVLESDLLPLLSGSGKLFAFKTNTFWLNIKSAGSALHANRAILELYKTTHPGRLNNESNCMGNVSVHPTAEVDPTAVLGPHVTIGAGAIIGKGVRVKNSMILEGAIMKDHCCILNSIIGWNCVVGEWSRVEGTPTEIDPNVNHATTDNFYLFDEQGRLRPSITILGRDVTVPSEVVVRNSIVMPNKNINRGFKNQILL